CGAGACGGCCCAACAGAACAAGGTGGACATCTATTTCGAGGCGGCGGTCTGCGGGGGCATCCCGGTCATCCAGGCCATCAACGACGGGTTGGCCGCCAACAACATCATGTCCATTTACGGCATCGTGAACGGCACCACCAATTACATCCTCCAGAAGATGACCGAGGAAAAAAAGAGCTTCAAGGAAGCCCTCCAAACGGCCCAAAAGAAAGGCCTGGCCGAGGCGGACCCGACGTTGGACATCAACGGGATGGACGCGGCCCATAAATTGGCCATCCTGGCCTCCCTGGCCTTCTCCAAGCGGGTCAAGGTGGAGGATATCTACGTGGAGGGGATCGAACGCATCACCCTCCAGGACATCGAGTTCGCCCGTGAGGAATTCGGCCGGGTAGTGAAGCTCTTCGCCATCGCCGAGGTGGAGGGGGATGAACTGGAAGTGCGCGTGCACCCGACCCTCATCCCCCAGGAGCACCTTTTGGCCAAGGTGGACGGGGAATACAACGGCGTCCTGGTGACGGGCGATTTCGTGGGCACCACCATGTACTACGGACTGGGGGCCGGCAACAAACCCACGGCCTCGGCGGTGATGAGCGACCTGATCTACGTAGGCCGAAGCGTCAGCGACAACGTGGCGGGCGAGATCTCCAATTGCTGGTTCCTGTCCGATAACCCCCAGATCAAGCGCCTGAAGAAGATGGGCGATATCAAGTCGCGCTACTACCTGAAGTTCACCGTGCTCGACCAGGTCGGGGTGCTTTCCAACATCTCCCGCATCCTGGGCGAGCACCAGATCTCCATCGCGTCCGTCATCCAAAAGGAGCAAAAGAAGGGCGACAAGGTGCCGGTCGTCATCGTGACCTACGAGGCGGTGGAAAAGAACGTGCAGGAGGCCCTCAAGAAGATCAACGGTCTGCCCTTCATCCAGGAAGAGACCCTCCTCATCCGCATGGACCGGGGGGAATAATGGCTTATTGGAGAGGACTCATCGAGGAGTACCGGTCCTACCTGCCGGTCTCCGACAAGACCCCCGTCGTTTCCCTCAAAGAAGGCGATACGCCCCTGCTTTATGGGTCCCGCATCTCCGAGAAGCTGGGAAACGGGCTGAAGGTCTATTTCAAGTTCGAGGGACTCAACCCCACCTGTTCCTTCAAGGACCGGGGCATGACCATGGCCATCTCCAAGGCGGTCGAGGAGGGGTCGAAGGCGGTCATCTGCGCCTCCACCGGCAATACTTCGGCCTCGGCGGCGGCTTATTCGGCCCGGGCGGGGCTTTCCTGCGCCGTGCTCCTGCCCCATGGTTCCATCGCGCTCGGCAAGCTGGCCCAGTCCATGATCTATGGCGCGAAGGTGCTGGCGGTGGAAGGCAGCTTCGACCAAGCCCTCGCCCTGACCCGGGAGTTGGCGGACAAATATCCGATCACCATGGTGAACTCGAACAATCGTTACCGCATCGAAGGCCAGAAGACGGCCGCCTTCGAGATCGTGGACACCATCGGCGACGCGCCCGAATACCACGCCATTCCCGTCGGCAACGCGGGGAACATCACTGCCTACTGGAAGGGCTATCAGGAATACAAACAACTGGGCAAGTCCACCCGGCTGCCCCGCATGTGCGGGTTCCAGGCGGCGGGCGCCGCCCCCATCGTGTCGGGGAAGGTGGTGGAGAACCCCCACACCATCGCCACGGCCATCAAGATCGGGAATCCCTATTCGTGGAAATCGGCCGAGGCCGCGCGCGACGGGTCCAAAGGCCTCATCGAAGCGGTCACGGACGAGGAGATCCTGCAGGCCTACGAGATGCTGGCTTCCCTGGAGGGCATTTTCTGCGAGCCCGCTTCCGCCGCGTCCCTGGCCGGGGTCATCAAGAAGAACCAAGAAGGCTATTTCACCGACGGGGAGAAGCGGATCGTTTGTACCCTGACCGGCCACGGCCTGAAGGACCCGGACACGGCGGTCATGCGCAGCAATAAACCTTTGGTCATCAAGCCCGAGATGGGCGAGATCTTGAAGGCCCTGGGCTTTTAAGGCCGGGGTCCCTAAGGAAAGAAAAATGGCGATCATTGTCCAAAAATTCGGCGGCTCCTCGGTGGCCGACGCGGCCAAGATGCTGGAGGTGGCCGCCCGCATCGCCAAGACCCGCAAAAAAGGGAACCAGGTGGTGGTCGTGGTCTCCGCACCCGGGGACACCACCGACGACCTGATCGAGATGGCGAAGAAGATCACCGACGATCCCGAGGAGCGGGAAATGGACGTGCTGCTCGCCACCGGTGAGCAACAATCCATCGCGTTGCTGGCCATGGCCATCCGGGCCCAGGGCTGCGACTCCATCTCCTTCACCGGTCCCCAGGTCGGGATCGTGACCGACAATGTCCATACCAAGGCCCGCATCGTGAAGGTGGGGGATTCGACCATCCGCAAGGCCTTGAACGCCGGGAAAGTGGTGGTGGTGGCCGGTTTCCAGGGCATGAACCGCAACAACGAGATCACGACCCTGGGACGGGGCGGGAGCGACCTGACGGCGGTGGCCATCGCCGCGGCCTTGAAAGCGGACGTCTGCGAGTTCTATAAGGATGTGGACGGCGTCTTCACGGCCAACCCCTCCATGGTGAAGGATGCCCGTAAACTGAACGTCATCAGCTACGATGAAATGCTGGAGATGGCCAGTGCGGGGGCCCAGGTCCTGAACGCCCGCTCGGTGGAATTCGCCAAGAACTTCGGCATCAAGATCCATGTGCGGCCCACATTTAACGAAAAGGAAGGGACGATCGTCATGCAAGAGACCAAAGCCATGGAAAAGGTGGTCATCAGCGGGGTGACCTACACCAAGAACGAGGCCAAGATCACGGTGCGTGGCGTTCCGGACCGCCCCGGCATCGCCTCCATCCTCTTCTCCCGGTTGGGCAAGGCGGGCGTCAACGTGGACATGATCATCCAGAACATCGGGGAGAAGGGGCATTCGGACGTTTCCTTCACCGTGGACAAGGGCGAGTTCAAGAAGGCCATGAAGGTGGTCCAGGAGGCCTCCAAGTCCTTGAAACCCGCCGGGGTCATCAGCGACGAGGATATCGCCAAGGTCTCGGTGGTGGGCGTGGGCATGCGCTCCCATTCGGGCGTGGCCGCCAACATGTTCACCGCCCTGGCCGAGGCCGGCGTGAACATCGAGATGATCTCGACCTCGGAGATCAAGATCTCGGTCGTGATCGACCAGAAGGACGTGGCCAAGGCCGTTTCGGCCATCCACAAGAAGTTCCATTTGGGCAAGAAAGCTTAAGGGGAGACCGTGTCCGATAAGATCGTTCTTTATGACGCGTTATTGCGGGAGGGTCCGCAGACCCAGGGGTTGAACCTCTCGGTCGAGGATAAGCTGGCGCTCGCCCAGGCCCTGGACGACCTGGGGCTCCATTACTTGGAGGGGGGCTGGCCCGGGGCCAACCCGAAGGACACCGAGTTCTTCCAGCGGGTGAAGAAGCTCAAATTGAAGGCGCGGCTCTCGGCCTTCGGCATGACCCGCCGCGCCCGCCACAAGGCCGGCGAGGACCAGAACCTGCTCAACCTGGTGAAGGCC
This is a stretch of genomic DNA from bacterium. It encodes these proteins:
- a CDS encoding homoserine dehydrogenase gives rise to the protein MAGGKTIVQVGMIGFGNVGQGLYRLLEKNRTLIEAKVGAQMRIKRIMVRDLAKQREVTTPEGMLTDKYEDILNDPEIDVVLELMGGYEPARTYLLDAMKKGKHIVTANKAVLSVHWDEIIETAQQNKVDIYFEAAVCGGIPVIQAINDGLAANNIMSIYGIVNGTTNYILQKMTEEKKSFKEALQTAQKKGLAEADPTLDINGMDAAHKLAILASLAFSKRVKVEDIYVEGIERITLQDIEFAREEFGRVVKLFAIAEVEGDELEVRVHPTLIPQEHLLAKVDGEYNGVLVTGDFVGTTMYYGLGAGNKPTASAVMSDLIYVGRSVSDNVAGEISNCWFLSDNPQIKRLKKMGDIKSRYYLKFTVLDQVGVLSNISRILGEHQISIASVIQKEQKKGDKVPVVIVTYEAVEKNVQEALKKINGLPFIQEETLLIRMDRGE
- a CDS encoding aspartate kinase, which translates into the protein MAIIVQKFGGSSVADAAKMLEVAARIAKTRKKGNQVVVVVSAPGDTTDDLIEMAKKITDDPEEREMDVLLATGEQQSIALLAMAIRAQGCDSISFTGPQVGIVTDNVHTKARIVKVGDSTIRKALNAGKVVVVAGFQGMNRNNEITTLGRGGSDLTAVAIAAALKADVCEFYKDVDGVFTANPSMVKDARKLNVISYDEMLEMASAGAQVLNARSVEFAKNFGIKIHVRPTFNEKEGTIVMQETKAMEKVVISGVTYTKNEAKITVRGVPDRPGIASILFSRLGKAGVNVDMIIQNIGEKGHSDVSFTVDKGEFKKAMKVVQEASKSLKPAGVISDEDIAKVSVVGVGMRSHSGVAANMFTALAEAGVNIEMISTSEIKISVVIDQKDVAKAVSAIHKKFHLGKKA
- the thrC gene encoding threonine synthase, encoding MAYWRGLIEEYRSYLPVSDKTPVVSLKEGDTPLLYGSRISEKLGNGLKVYFKFEGLNPTCSFKDRGMTMAISKAVEEGSKAVICASTGNTSASAAAYSARAGLSCAVLLPHGSIALGKLAQSMIYGAKVLAVEGSFDQALALTRELADKYPITMVNSNNRYRIEGQKTAAFEIVDTIGDAPEYHAIPVGNAGNITAYWKGYQEYKQLGKSTRLPRMCGFQAAGAAPIVSGKVVENPHTIATAIKIGNPYSWKSAEAARDGSKGLIEAVTDEEILQAYEMLASLEGIFCEPASAASLAGVIKKNQEGYFTDGEKRIVCTLTGHGLKDPDTAVMRSNKPLVIKPEMGEILKALGF